From a single Stigmatopora nigra isolate UIUO_SnigA chromosome 21, RoL_Snig_1.1, whole genome shotgun sequence genomic region:
- the rps18 gene encoding small ribosomal subunit protein uS13 encodes MSLVIPEKFQHILRVLNTNIDGRRKIAFAITAIKGVGRRYAHVVLRKADIDLNKRAGELTEEEVERVVTIMQNPRQYKIPDWFLNRQKDIKDGKFSQVLANGLDNKLREDLERLKKIRAHRGLRHFWGLRVRGQHTKTTGRRGRTVGVSKKK; translated from the exons ATG TCTTTGGTCATCCCTGAGAAGTTCCAGCATATTCTTCGTGTTTTGAACACGAACATTGATGGGAGGAGAAAGATCGCCTTCGCCATCACCGCCATCAAG GGAGTGGGCAGACGCTACGCCCATGTGGTGCTGAGGAAGGCGGACATCGACCTCAACAAACGGGCCGGTGAGCTGACGGAGGAGGAG GTGGAGCGAGTGGTGACCATCATGCAGAATCCTCGCCAGTACAAAATTCCAGACTGGTTCCTCAACAGGCAGAAGGACATCAAGGATGGAAAATTCAGCCAG GTGCTGGCCAACGGCCTGGACAACAAGCTGAGAGAAGACCTGGAGAGGTTGAAGAAGATCCGAGCGCATCGTGGACTCAGGCATTTCTGGGG CTTGCGCGTGCGTGGCCAGCACACCAAGACCACCGGTCGCCGCGGTCGCACCGTGGGAGTCTCCAAGAAGAAGTAG